The following proteins are co-located in the Trichormus variabilis 0441 genome:
- a CDS encoding glutamate-5-semialdehyde dehydrogenase, whose translation MTTLQVASSLNDIAQQTRQAASLLAMLSTEAKNQAIAAVAQALESAKEEILQANIADCEAATAEGIAKPLYKRLQLDEHKLRDAIAGVRDVGKLADPIGQVQIQRELDTGLVLKRITCPLGVLGIIFEARPEAAIQIISLAIKSGNGVILKCGKEAVRSCEAIVKAVKQGLSTTDVNPDVVQLLTTREETLELLRLDKYVDLIIPRGSNSFVRFVQENTRIPVLGHADGICHVYIDKSADIEKAIAVSVDAKVQYPAACNAIETLLVHHSIAAEFLPKVAQALAERQVELKGDERTLQILPEIAAATAIDWETEYSDFILSIKIVDSLTEAIAHINQYGSRHTDAIITEDVAAVETFFGLVNSAGVFHNCSTRFADGFRYGFGAEVGISTQQMPPRGPVGLEGLVTYKYQMTGTGHIVATYTGENAKPFTHQDF comes from the coding sequence ATGACTACTCTCCAAGTTGCTTCTTCCCTGAATGACATCGCTCAACAAACTCGCCAAGCCGCAAGTTTACTGGCGATGCTGTCTACCGAGGCAAAAAATCAAGCGATCGCTGCTGTCGCGCAAGCTTTAGAATCTGCAAAGGAGGAAATCTTACAGGCAAATATTGCGGATTGTGAAGCGGCTACGGCTGAAGGTATAGCCAAACCACTATACAAGCGGTTGCAGTTGGATGAACATAAATTAAGAGATGCGATCGCTGGGGTGCGAGATGTTGGTAAACTAGCAGATCCTATCGGACAAGTACAAATTCAGCGTGAACTGGATACCGGTTTAGTTCTCAAGCGCATAACTTGTCCATTGGGAGTGTTGGGGATTATTTTTGAAGCCCGTCCAGAAGCAGCCATTCAAATTATCTCCTTAGCTATCAAGTCGGGTAATGGCGTAATTCTCAAATGTGGGAAGGAAGCTGTACGTTCTTGCGAAGCCATAGTCAAAGCTGTGAAACAAGGGTTATCAACAACAGATGTCAATCCTGATGTAGTACAGTTACTCACCACTAGAGAAGAAACCTTAGAACTTTTACGCCTAGATAAATATGTAGATTTAATTATTCCCAGAGGTTCTAACTCTTTTGTGCGGTTTGTTCAAGAAAATACTCGCATTCCCGTACTTGGTCACGCCGATGGCATTTGCCATGTATATATAGATAAGTCCGCAGATATAGAGAAAGCAATTGCTGTGAGCGTCGATGCAAAGGTGCAGTATCCGGCTGCTTGTAACGCCATTGAAACCTTACTCGTCCACCACTCAATTGCGGCGGAATTTTTACCAAAAGTAGCCCAAGCCTTAGCTGAACGTCAGGTGGAATTGAAAGGAGATGAACGGACTTTGCAGATATTACCTGAGATTGCGGCGGCCACAGCCATAGATTGGGAAACAGAATACAGCGATTTTATCTTGTCCATTAAGATTGTAGACTCATTAACAGAGGCGATCGCTCATATCAATCAATACGGTTCTCGTCATACTGATGCCATTATTACCGAAGATGTGGCAGCCGTTGAAACCTTCTTTGGCTTAGTCAATTCAGCCGGAGTTTTTCACAACTGTTCTACTCGCTTCGCTGACGGTTTCCGCTACGGCTTTGGTGCGGAAGTAGGTATTAGTACTCAACAAATGCCCCCCCGTGGCCCTGTGGGTTTAGAAGGACTGGTGACATATAAATATCAAATGACAGGTACAGGACATATTGTCGCCACTTACACAGGGGA